One region of Jatrophihabitans cynanchi genomic DNA includes:
- a CDS encoding DUF721 domain-containing protein, producing MDNGAVDAVKAALAAAQGITRGKARPHARGGRRRLREENLRGRTRGGYSGPAPDATDPQRLGEVAAGYISDRGWRRPLNEARVFADWQQIVGTEVAAHCRPISLRAGELRVAAESTAWATQLRLLSGTVLARLAAELGPDVVHKLHFSGPSAPSWKHGGFSVRGARGPRDTYG from the coding sequence GTGGACAACGGTGCTGTGGACGCGGTAAAAGCGGCCCTCGCGGCAGCGCAGGGAATCACCCGCGGCAAGGCGCGCCCGCACGCCAGGGGTGGCCGCCGCCGGCTGCGCGAGGAGAACCTGCGCGGCCGCACGCGCGGTGGCTACTCCGGCCCGGCGCCGGATGCCACCGACCCGCAGCGTCTCGGCGAGGTCGCGGCCGGCTACATCAGCGACCGGGGCTGGCGCCGCCCGTTGAACGAGGCCCGGGTCTTCGCCGACTGGCAGCAGATCGTGGGCACGGAAGTCGCCGCCCACTGCCGGCCGATCTCGCTCCGTGCGGGGGAGCTTCGGGTGGCCGCCGAGTCGACCGCCTGGGCGACGCAACTGCGGCTGTTGAGCGGCACGGTGCTGGCCCGGCTCGCCGCGGAGCTGGGCCCGGACGTGGTGCACAAGCTGCACTTCAGCGGCCCGAGTGCGCCGAGCTGGAAGCACGGCGGGTTCTCGGTGCGCGGTGCCCGTGGGCCGCGGGACACATACGGCTGA
- the gyrB gene encoding DNA topoisomerase (ATP-hydrolyzing) subunit B, translating to MTRVAAKNEYTGSSITVLEGLEAVRKRPGMYIGSTSERGLHHLVWEVVDNSVDEALAGYCDRVELTLLADGGVRVSDNGRGMPVDMHPTQKRPTVEVILTVLHAGGKFDGKAYAVSGGLHGVGVSVVNALSHRLEVEIDKDGYHWSQPYVDQKPAEPLKRGEKTKRTGTTVTFWADPNIFETTQYNFETISRRLQEMAFLNKGLTIALRDERAVEDRVNPQAPTEVTYHYVGGIADYIKHLNASKTPLHKSVISFEDEDEQARISVEIAMQWNETYAESVHTFANTINTIEGGTHEEGFRAALTTVVNKWAADKNILKKNDDKLTGDDVREGLAAIISVKLGEPQFEGQTKSKLGNSEAKSFVQRVCNQWLADWFERNPTEGRIIVTKASQAARARKAAQQARKLARKNALDTMGMPGKLSDCRSTDPRESELYIVEGDSAGGSAKSCRDSMFQAILPIRGKIINVEKSRIDRVLKNNEVQSIITALGTGIHDDFDLAKLRYHKLVLMADADVDGQHITTLLLTLLFRFMRPLIENGHVYLAAPPLYKIKWTKGGADYVYSEKEKDVVIAEGLKGGRKLPKDEAIQRYKGLGEMNAKELWETTMDPANRILRLVTLDDAATADELFSVLMGEDVEARRSFIIRNAKDVRFLDI from the coding sequence GTGACGCGCGTCGCCGCCAAGAATGAGTACACCGGCAGCTCCATCACCGTCCTGGAGGGGCTCGAGGCGGTCCGCAAGCGCCCCGGCATGTACATCGGGTCCACGTCCGAGCGCGGCCTGCACCACCTGGTCTGGGAGGTTGTGGACAACTCGGTCGACGAGGCCCTGGCCGGCTACTGCGATCGCGTCGAGCTCACCCTGCTCGCCGACGGGGGGGTGCGGGTCTCGGACAACGGGCGTGGCATGCCGGTGGACATGCACCCGACCCAGAAGCGGCCGACGGTCGAGGTGATCCTGACCGTACTGCACGCCGGCGGCAAGTTCGACGGCAAGGCGTACGCCGTGTCCGGTGGCCTGCACGGCGTCGGCGTCTCGGTCGTCAACGCCCTCAGCCACCGGCTCGAGGTCGAGATCGACAAGGACGGCTACCACTGGAGCCAGCCGTACGTGGACCAGAAGCCTGCCGAACCCCTCAAGCGCGGCGAGAAGACCAAGCGGACCGGAACGACCGTCACCTTCTGGGCGGACCCGAACATCTTCGAGACCACCCAGTACAACTTCGAGACCATCAGCCGCCGGCTGCAGGAGATGGCGTTCCTGAACAAGGGGCTGACCATCGCGCTGCGCGACGAACGGGCCGTCGAGGATCGGGTGAACCCGCAGGCGCCGACCGAGGTGACCTATCACTACGTCGGCGGCATCGCCGACTACATCAAGCACCTGAACGCCAGCAAGACGCCGCTGCACAAGTCCGTGATCAGCTTCGAGGACGAGGACGAGCAGGCGCGGATCTCGGTGGAGATCGCGATGCAGTGGAACGAGACCTACGCCGAGAGCGTGCACACCTTCGCGAACACGATCAACACGATCGAGGGCGGCACGCACGAGGAGGGCTTCCGGGCCGCGCTCACCACGGTCGTCAACAAATGGGCGGCCGACAAGAACATCCTCAAGAAGAACGACGACAAACTCACCGGTGACGACGTGCGTGAGGGTCTCGCGGCGATCATCTCGGTCAAGCTCGGTGAGCCGCAGTTCGAGGGGCAGACCAAGAGCAAGCTCGGCAACTCCGAGGCCAAGTCCTTCGTGCAGCGGGTCTGCAACCAGTGGCTGGCCGACTGGTTCGAGCGCAACCCCACCGAGGGCCGGATCATCGTCACCAAGGCCAGCCAGGCAGCGCGGGCCCGCAAGGCGGCGCAGCAGGCGCGCAAGCTGGCCCGCAAGAACGCCCTGGACACGATGGGTATGCCGGGCAAGCTCTCAGACTGCCGCTCGACCGACCCGAGGGAGAGCGAACTGTACATCGTCGAGGGCGACTCGGCCGGCGGCTCGGCCAAGTCCTGCCGCGATTCGATGTTCCAGGCAATCCTGCCGATCCGCGGCAAGATCATCAACGTCGAGAAGTCGCGCATCGATCGCGTCCTGAAGAACAACGAGGTGCAGTCGATCATCACCGCCCTCGGTACGGGCATCCACGACGACTTCGACCTGGCCAAGCTGCGGTATCACAAGCTGGTGCTGATGGCCGACGCCGACGTCGACGGCCAGCACATCACCACGCTGCTGCTCACCCTGCTGTTCCGGTTCATGCGCCCGCTGATCGAGAACGGGCACGTCTACCTGGCCGCCCCGCCGCTGTACAAGATCAAGTGGACGAAGGGGGGCGCCGACTACGTCTACTCCGAGAAGGAGAAGGACGTCGTCATCGCCGAGGGGCTCAAGGGCGGCCGCAAGCTGCCCAAGGACGAGGCGATCCAGCGGTACAAGGGCCTCGGCGAGATGAACGCCAAGGAGCTCTGGGAGACCACGATGGACCCGGCCAACCGGATCCTGCGCCTGGTCACGCTCGACGATGCGGCGACGGCGGACGAACTGTTCAGCGTGCTCATGGGTGAGGACGTGGAAGCACGCCGCTCGTTCATCATCCGCAACGCGAAGGACGTCAGGTTCCTTGATATCTGA
- the dnaN gene encoding DNA polymerase III subunit beta, producing the protein MKFRVERDALADAVAWAARSLSARPTVPVLAGLLLSVEDDAISISGFDLEASTEVDVDVTGGESGQALVSGRLLADITKALPPHPVDVAVSGSRLSIACGSARFTLPTMPVEEYPKLPAMPSTAGTVDAGEFATAVAQVAVAAGRDDTLPMLTGVRLEIEGAKLTLAATDRYRLAVRELTWNPQDPSADAAQVLVPARTLADAAKSLAHSQSLTIALSSGGAGEGIIGFTGTTSGRASRTTTRLLDATFPAYRSLLPSEWSSSAEVPVGPLVEAVRRVALVADRNAPVRLEFADGAVALSAGGDDEGRAEEQLEVSYEGEAITTAFNPQFLLDGLGSLSAPTARLLFTSSNKPVVLRPAGPQDGADGMDYTYLIMPVRLPG; encoded by the coding sequence ATGAAGTTCCGGGTAGAGCGCGACGCGCTGGCCGATGCGGTCGCCTGGGCGGCCCGCAGCCTGTCCGCCCGGCCCACCGTGCCGGTGCTCGCCGGCCTGCTGCTGTCGGTCGAGGACGACGCCATCTCCATCTCCGGCTTCGACCTCGAGGCCTCCACCGAGGTCGACGTTGACGTGACCGGTGGCGAGAGCGGGCAGGCCCTGGTCTCGGGCCGGCTGCTCGCGGACATCACCAAGGCGCTGCCGCCGCACCCGGTGGACGTGGCGGTGTCCGGCTCACGGCTGTCGATCGCGTGTGGTTCGGCTCGGTTCACGCTGCCGACGATGCCGGTCGAGGAGTACCCGAAGCTGCCCGCGATGCCGAGCACCGCGGGAACCGTCGACGCCGGCGAGTTCGCGACCGCCGTCGCCCAGGTGGCCGTCGCGGCCGGCCGTGATGACACGTTGCCGATGCTGACCGGCGTCCGCCTCGAGATCGAGGGCGCCAAGCTCACCTTGGCCGCCACCGACAGGTACCGGCTCGCGGTCCGCGAGCTGACCTGGAATCCGCAGGACCCGTCCGCCGACGCGGCCCAGGTCCTGGTGCCCGCACGCACCCTCGCCGACGCGGCCAAGAGCCTCGCGCACAGCCAGAGCCTGACGATCGCGTTGTCCTCCGGCGGGGCCGGCGAGGGAATCATCGGTTTCACGGGCACCACCAGCGGGCGGGCCAGCCGCACCACCACCCGGCTGCTGGACGCCACGTTCCCCGCCTACCGCTCGCTGCTGCCCAGTGAATGGTCGTCCTCGGCCGAGGTGCCGGTCGGCCCCCTGGTGGAGGCAGTCCGGCGGGTTGCGCTCGTCGCCGACCGCAACGCCCCGGTGCGGCTGGAGTTCGCCGACGGTGCGGTCGCCCTGAGCGCCGGCGGCGATGACGAGGGTCGGGCCGAGGAGCAGCTCGAGGTGAGCTACGAGGGCGAGGCGATCACCACCGCGTTCAACCCGCAGTTCCTGCTCGACGGCCTCGGCTCGCTGTCCGCGCCGACTGCGCGGCTGCTGTTCACGTCCTCGAACAAGCCGGTCGTGCTGCGCCCCGCAGGTCCGCAGGACGGCGCTGACGGCATGGACTACACGTATCTGATCATGCCGGTCCGGCTCCCCGGCTGA
- a CDS encoding ArsR/SmtB family transcription factor — MDTYRSDDEWTVLGDHTRRTIVEHLAAGPLAVGELSERLPVSRPAVSQHLKVLKDAGLVFEQAAGARRIYRLNPAGVCALRDQLDTFWSRTLAAYSDAIDAPDHPNEEKP, encoded by the coding sequence GTGGACACTTACCGGTCGGACGACGAGTGGACGGTCCTCGGCGACCACACCCGCCGCACCATCGTCGAGCACCTCGCGGCCGGTCCACTGGCGGTCGGCGAGCTGTCGGAACGGCTGCCCGTCAGCCGACCGGCCGTGTCCCAGCACCTGAAGGTGCTCAAGGACGCCGGCCTGGTCTTCGAGCAGGCCGCCGGCGCCCGGCGGATCTACCGCCTCAACCCGGCCGGTGTCTGCGCCCTGCGCGACCAGCTCGACACGTTCTGGTCCCGCACGCTGGCCGCCTACTCCGACGCTATCGACGCCCCGGATCACCCGAACGAGGAGAAGCCATGA
- a CDS encoding DUF3566 domain-containing protein — translation MTQSHGGHSIGQSVTPGTDFGATTVSGKGWAPAEGTAATATAAAPPIVSSDLHPPTPPGQRPPAGATAAPQAKGAGQRGNVRASRGPRRARLQLRHINPWTVLKFSCVLSIALFFVWLIVIGVLYGVLDAAGVINKINDTVTTINGQGSKDPVTAGIVFGGAAIIGVVNIVLFIALSTIGSVIYNLCADLVGGVELTLSES, via the coding sequence ATGACCCAGTCCCACGGGGGCCACTCGATCGGCCAGTCCGTCACGCCGGGCACCGATTTCGGCGCGACCACGGTGTCCGGCAAGGGCTGGGCGCCGGCCGAGGGGACCGCGGCGACTGCGACTGCGGCCGCCCCGCCGATCGTCTCGTCCGATCTGCACCCGCCGACCCCACCGGGTCAGCGGCCACCGGCGGGCGCCACTGCCGCTCCGCAGGCCAAGGGAGCCGGGCAACGCGGCAACGTCCGCGCGTCGCGCGGCCCGCGGCGCGCCAGGCTGCAGTTGCGGCACATCAACCCGTGGACGGTGCTGAAGTTCTCCTGCGTGCTGTCCATCGCGTTGTTCTTCGTGTGGCTGATCGTGATCGGCGTGCTGTACGGCGTGCTGGACGCCGCCGGCGTCATCAACAAGATCAACGACACGGTCACCACGATCAACGGCCAGGGCTCGAAGGATCCGGTCACCGCCGGCATCGTGTTCGGCGGCGCGGCGATCATCGGCGTGGTCAACATCGTGCTGTTCATCGCGCTGAGCACCATCGGCTCGGTGATCTACAACCTCTGCGCCGATCTGGTCGGCGGCGTCGAACTGACCCTCTCGGAGAGCTGA
- the recF gene encoding DNA replication/repair protein RecF (All proteins in this family for which functions are known are DNA-binding proteins that assist the filamentation of RecA onto DNA for the initiation of recombination or recombinational repair.): MYVRHLSVADFRSWASADVAFEPGACALVGSNGQGKTNLVEALGYVATLASHRVPTDAPLVRTGCERAIVQTAIVADGRELRVELEISPGRANKARLNGAPVPRPREVLGALRWVLFAPEDLAIVRGDPSERRRFLDELVVARAPRLAGVRADYDRVLKQRAALLKSAGAARRSGSGSDLRTLDVWDGHLAEHGAQLLAARLRALQALAPHAAEAYARVAPAGAALEMQYASSLSGSLPELTAAGDPPETVVIEAALLAELARVRPNELERGVNLVGPHRDDVELRLGALPIRGYASHGEGWSAALALRLGSYELLRADFPRGAEPILVLDDVFAELDTARREHLALVAGKAEQAIITAAVASDVPEQLGGARYDVHDGTVRRVR; the protein is encoded by the coding sequence ATGTACGTCCGGCACCTGTCCGTCGCCGACTTCCGCAGCTGGGCATCGGCGGACGTGGCGTTCGAGCCGGGTGCGTGCGCGCTGGTCGGCTCGAACGGGCAGGGCAAGACGAACCTGGTCGAGGCGCTCGGCTACGTGGCCACGCTCGCCAGTCATCGGGTGCCGACCGACGCGCCGCTGGTGCGCACCGGCTGCGAGCGCGCGATCGTGCAGACGGCGATCGTCGCCGACGGCCGCGAATTGCGGGTCGAGCTGGAGATCAGCCCCGGTCGGGCCAACAAGGCGCGGCTCAACGGCGCGCCGGTGCCCCGTCCACGCGAGGTCCTCGGTGCGTTGCGCTGGGTGCTGTTCGCGCCGGAGGACCTGGCGATCGTGCGCGGCGACCCGAGTGAGCGGCGGCGGTTCCTGGACGAGCTGGTGGTGGCCCGCGCGCCGCGGCTGGCCGGAGTTCGGGCCGACTACGACCGGGTGCTCAAGCAGCGCGCGGCGCTGCTCAAGTCCGCCGGCGCGGCGCGGCGCAGCGGCTCGGGTAGCGACCTGCGCACCCTGGACGTGTGGGACGGGCATCTGGCCGAGCACGGCGCCCAACTGCTGGCCGCCCGGCTGCGCGCGCTACAGGCGTTGGCGCCACACGCTGCCGAGGCGTACGCGCGCGTGGCGCCGGCCGGTGCGGCCCTGGAAATGCAGTACGCCAGCTCGTTGTCCGGGTCGCTACCAGAACTGACCGCCGCCGGTGACCCGCCGGAGACCGTGGTGATCGAGGCGGCGCTGCTGGCAGAGTTGGCCCGTGTGCGGCCCAACGAGCTCGAGCGCGGCGTGAACCTCGTCGGTCCGCACCGCGACGACGTCGAGCTGCGCCTCGGTGCCCTGCCGATCCGCGGCTACGCGAGCCATGGTGAAGGCTGGTCGGCCGCGCTCGCGCTAAGGCTGGGCAGCTACGAGCTGCTGCGCGCGGACTTCCCGCGTGGTGCCGAGCCGATCCTGGTTCTGGACGACGTGTTCGCCGAGCTGGACACCGCTCGCCGTGAGCACCTGGCGCTCGTCGCGGGCAAGGCCGAGCAGGCGATCATCACCGCCGCGGTCGCCTCGGACGTGCCCGAACAGCTGGGTGGTGCGCGCTACGACGTGCACGACGGGACGGTGCGCCGTGTCCGGTGA
- a CDS encoding SRPBCC family protein: protein MTEKTATEVHRQIVVPAAIERAFTVFTERFGDFKPPEHNLLGAPIAETRFEPWVGGHLYDRAADGTECRWARILAYDPPTRVVFSWDIGPTWQLETDPANTSEVEVTFTAESAESTRVTLVHRHIDRHGPGWNAVADGVAGDAGWPLYLDRYAALFTDTE, encoded by the coding sequence ATGACCGAGAAGACCGCCACCGAGGTCCACCGCCAGATCGTCGTGCCGGCCGCCATCGAGCGGGCGTTCACCGTATTCACCGAACGATTCGGCGACTTCAAGCCGCCCGAGCACAACCTCCTCGGCGCGCCCATCGCCGAGACCCGGTTCGAGCCCTGGGTCGGCGGCCACCTCTACGACCGGGCGGCCGACGGCACCGAGTGCCGATGGGCCCGCATCCTCGCCTACGACCCCCCGACCCGCGTCGTCTTCAGCTGGGACATCGGACCGACCTGGCAGCTCGAGACCGACCCCGCCAACACCAGCGAGGTCGAGGTCACCTTCACCGCCGAGAGCGCGGAGAGCACCCGCGTCACGCTCGTCCACCGCCACATCGACCGGCACGGACCCGGCTGGAATGCCGTCGCCGACGGCGTTGCCGGCGACGCCGGCTGGCCGCTCTACCTCGACCGGTACGCCGCCCTGTTCACCGATACCGAGTAG
- the gyrA gene encoding DNA gyrase subunit A: MTDTTDTGSFDRIEPVDIQTEMQRSYIDYAMSVIVGRALPDVRDGLKPVHRKILYGMYDSGFRPDRNYVKCGRVVGDVMGNYHPHGDTALYDALVRMAQPWSLRYPMIDPQGNFGSPGNDPAAAYRYTECRLQNLAMEMLRDIDKETVDFIPNYAGNTVEPVILPARIPNLLVNGSEGIAVGMATKIPPHNLREVAAGVTWALDHPDATPEELLEELIKLVPGPDFPTKALIVGREGIEDAYRTGRGSVRMRAVVTVEEDAKGRAILVVTELPYQVNPDNLVESMAQLAKEGKIAGIADINDESSDRIGMRIVVTLKRDAVAKVVLNNLFKHTQLQTTFGANMLAIVDGVPRTLRLDQFVSYYVEHQVEVIVRRTRYLLAEAEKRAHILRGYLKALDQLDAVIALIRRSPSADEARTGLMELLEIDDVQAIAILDLQLRRLAALERQRIIDEAAEIEAKIADLNDILAKPGRQRQIVRDEMGEIVDKYGDDRRTRLVPYDGDVSMEDLIANEEVVVTVTRTGYAKRTKTDLYRAQRRGGKGVQGAALRTDDIVEHFFVTSTHDWILFFTNKGRVYRAKAYELPEANRNARGQHVANLLAFQPDETIAEVITLKNYEVAPYLVLATKHGLVKKSKLTDFDSNRSGGVIAINLRDDDELIDAALVSSDDDLLLVSRNAMSIRFRADDETLRPMGRATSGVFGMRFNSGDELLAMEVVRDDLDGIEILVATEGGYAKRTKIEEYPVQGRGGKGVLTARIVSTRGGLVGAVAVSPKDEIYAITSDGVVIRTKAAEVRRAQRQTMGVRLMNLPEGVNVVAVARNADEPDEQE, translated from the coding sequence ATGACTGACACCACCGATACCGGCAGCTTCGACCGGATCGAGCCGGTCGACATCCAGACCGAGATGCAGCGCAGCTACATCGACTACGCGATGTCGGTGATCGTCGGGCGCGCGCTGCCGGACGTGCGGGACGGCCTCAAACCAGTGCACCGCAAGATCCTCTACGGCATGTACGACTCGGGTTTCCGTCCGGACCGCAACTACGTCAAGTGCGGCCGTGTCGTCGGTGACGTGATGGGCAACTACCACCCGCACGGCGACACCGCGCTGTACGACGCGCTCGTGCGGATGGCGCAGCCCTGGTCGCTGCGCTACCCGATGATCGACCCGCAGGGGAACTTCGGCTCCCCGGGCAACGACCCGGCGGCTGCGTACCGGTACACCGAATGCCGGCTGCAGAACCTCGCGATGGAGATGCTGCGGGACATCGACAAGGAAACCGTCGACTTCATCCCGAACTACGCCGGCAACACCGTCGAACCGGTGATCCTGCCGGCTCGGATCCCGAACCTGCTGGTGAACGGTTCCGAGGGCATCGCGGTCGGCATGGCCACCAAGATCCCGCCGCACAACCTGCGCGAGGTCGCCGCCGGCGTCACCTGGGCACTGGATCACCCGGACGCCACGCCCGAGGAGCTCCTCGAGGAGCTGATCAAGCTCGTCCCCGGTCCGGACTTCCCGACCAAGGCGCTGATCGTCGGCCGGGAAGGCATCGAGGACGCCTACCGCACCGGCCGTGGCTCGGTGCGGATGCGCGCGGTCGTCACCGTGGAGGAGGACGCCAAGGGGCGCGCGATCCTGGTCGTCACCGAGCTGCCCTACCAGGTGAACCCGGATAACCTCGTCGAGTCGATGGCGCAGCTCGCCAAGGAAGGCAAGATCGCCGGCATCGCCGACATCAACGACGAGTCGTCCGACCGCATCGGCATGCGCATCGTGGTGACCCTCAAGCGCGACGCGGTGGCCAAGGTCGTGCTGAACAACCTGTTCAAGCACACCCAACTGCAGACCACGTTCGGCGCCAACATGCTGGCGATCGTCGACGGGGTGCCGCGGACGTTGCGGCTGGACCAGTTCGTCAGCTACTACGTCGAGCACCAGGTCGAGGTCATCGTCCGGCGCACCCGGTACCTGCTGGCCGAGGCCGAGAAGCGCGCGCACATCCTGCGCGGCTACCTCAAGGCCCTGGACCAACTCGACGCGGTGATCGCGCTCATCCGCCGCTCGCCGTCCGCCGACGAGGCACGGACCGGCTTGATGGAACTGCTCGAGATCGACGACGTGCAGGCCATCGCGATCCTGGACCTGCAGCTGCGCCGGCTGGCCGCCCTGGAGCGGCAGCGCATCATCGACGAGGCCGCCGAGATCGAGGCGAAGATCGCCGACCTCAACGACATCCTGGCCAAGCCGGGCCGGCAGCGGCAGATCGTCCGTGACGAGATGGGCGAGATCGTCGACAAGTACGGCGACGACCGGCGTACCAGGCTGGTCCCCTACGACGGTGACGTGTCCATGGAGGACCTCATCGCGAACGAGGAGGTCGTCGTCACGGTCACCCGCACCGGCTACGCCAAGCGGACCAAGACCGACCTGTACCGGGCCCAGCGCCGCGGCGGCAAGGGCGTGCAGGGCGCTGCGCTGCGCACCGACGACATCGTCGAGCACTTCTTCGTGACCTCCACCCACGACTGGATCCTGTTCTTCACCAACAAGGGCCGGGTCTACCGGGCGAAGGCGTACGAACTGCCCGAGGCGAACCGCAACGCCCGGGGCCAGCACGTCGCGAATCTGCTGGCCTTCCAGCCGGACGAGACGATCGCCGAGGTGATCACCCTCAAGAACTACGAGGTCGCGCCGTATCTCGTGCTCGCCACCAAGCACGGCCTGGTGAAGAAGTCCAAACTCACCGACTTCGACTCCAACCGCAGCGGTGGCGTCATCGCGATCAACCTGCGCGATGACGACGAGCTGATCGACGCCGCGCTGGTGTCCTCCGACGACGACCTGCTGCTGGTCAGCCGCAACGCGATGTCGATCCGGTTCCGCGCGGACGACGAGACGCTGCGGCCGATGGGCCGGGCCACGTCCGGTGTGTTCGGGATGCGGTTCAACTCCGGCGACGAACTGCTCGCGATGGAGGTGGTCCGGGACGACCTGGACGGGATCGAAATCTTGGTCGCGACTGAGGGCGGGTACGCAAAGCGCACCAAAATCGAGGAGTATCCGGTACAGGGGCGTGGCGGTAAGGGCGTCCTCACCGCGCGTATCGTGTCGACCCGAGGTGGGTTGGTCGGTGCCGTGGCGGTCAGCCCGAAGGATGAGATCTACGCGATCACGTCCGACGGGGTGGTCATCCGCACCAAGGCAGCGGAGGTTCGCCGGGCCCAGCGCCAGACCATGGGCGTGCGCCTGATGAACCTGCCCGAGGGCGTCAATGTGGTCGCCGTCGCCCGCAACGCCGACGAACCGGACGAGCAGGAGTAG
- a CDS encoding DLW-39 family protein has translation MTKSLVLLLGAAAAALAVLRRRKAQDTTALWREATSDTSR, from the coding sequence GTGACCAAGTCACTCGTGCTGCTGCTCGGCGCGGCCGCTGCGGCGCTTGCCGTGCTCCGCCGCCGCAAGGCCCAGGACACCACCGCACTGTGGCGCGAGGCGACCTCGGACACCTCGCGCTGA